tcaaatggtatttctagttctagatccctgaggaatcgccacactgacttccacaatggttgaactagtttacagtcccaccaacagtgtaaaagtgttcctacttctccacatcctctccagcacctgttgtttcctgactttttaatgatggccattctaactggtgtgagatggtatctcactgtggttttgatttgcatttctctgatggcccgtgatgatgagcatttcttcatgtgttttttggctgcataaatgtcctttgagaagtgtctgttcatgtcctttgcccactttttgatggggttgtttgtttttttcttgtaaatttgtttgagttcattgtagattctggatattagccctttgtcagatgagtaggttgcaaaaattttctcccattctgtaggttgcctgttcattctgatggtagtttcttttgctgtgcagaagctctttagtttaatgagatcccatttgtcaattttggcttttgttgccattgcttttggtgttttagacatgaagtccttgcccacgcctatgtcctgaatggtattgcctaggttttcttgtaggattttaatggttttaggtctaacatcggccatcttggctccaccttgaCTGCAATTTTTTAAGCTCAGGGCTGAGGGTGAAATTTTTCTGAATGAGAAGAACTTTGTTCAACCACTATCATTAAACACGGGATGCCTTTAGAAACTAGCTTTTGCTGCAAACTTGATGTTTCTTAATGAATTCAACCTAACATTTCAAAGCAAATCAGAGCTTATGTGCAAAGCTTATTCTGCTGCAAAGTCATTTCAATGACAACTAATATTTGAATCGCAAGTAATGtgaaaatgctttatatatttcaCATGCTGTCCAAGTTTAAAATAAGAAGTGATATCTCCATTCTCACAAATATTTTCCACACATATGGATTCTGAGCACAAACTCCAGTTCCAACAGCATTTTTAGATCCTaatgcaaatgcaaaagaaatatacatatttcaaaattcacTTAACAGTACAACTGAGGAGCATCCACCCAACCCTTCTTAATCTGCAACGTAACAGTGTGCTGAAAGGCAAAGATCCAAAGAATCTAACGAAATTCTATAAATGACTTCCAAGCAATGGATATGCCCAATTGAAATAATATGCTTATGGACAGATACCAGCATCCAACAATGCTATCAGTGTGAAAGAACATTTCCAAAGATGaactatataaaattttattacagaTTGGCATTAACAGATAAGCATTTGCAATAGGTTGTTTACAACAAACTTTATTGAGATAGAACTCACATACCATGCAATTCACCCATATAAAGTGTACAATCCAAAGCCTtgtagtatattcagagttgcgTGATAATTAGCatgattttagaaaattttcatcattccaaaaaGAAACTCCACATCCATTAGCAGTCACCCCACATTTTCTCCAACTCTCTAAAGCCCTTGGAGATCAATCATCTACTTTCTGGCTCTAcagatttgcttattctgaaaATCACATATAAACGGAACCATACGGTATGTGGTCCTTTGTTCCTGGCCTCCTTTGCTCAGCACGTTTTCAAGGttgatccatgttgtagcatttatcagtgttttatttctttttattgacaaaCAACGTTTCATTATACAGATATGCCACTTTTTGCCTactcattcatcagctgatgaacaATGGGTTGTCTCCACtttctattatgaataatgctcctatgaacattcatgtacatatataaatgttttcatttctcttgggtataaatttaggagtggaattgctaagtCCCatggtaactctatatttaaTCTTTGAAGTAAATTCCAGTCCGTTTTCCAAagaggctgcaccattttatactcccaccagcagtgtgtgagggttccaattcttccacatctttgtcaactctttttattaatttttattaaatattataaggaGCTTCATTATTGGAGGGTGTCTTCCAAGTTCTCTAAATCTGATCTTTGCTGAGAAGTGATTTCTTAATTTTAGCAAATCCTGTTGTCTTGAGACTTCTCATCTCCAAAACCATCAAGCCCTGGATCCTTTTTGTTTAATGGTCTTTCCTACAGTTTTTAATCTCTCCTCATATGTTACCATAATCAAGAAGCCAGAGGGCACCTGCAACACTCGGCCAGGAAATCTCTCTAGTGAGATCATATTAGGCACATGTTTTACTTTCAGTCTGCCACTACGTAAGTTCTTCCTTCCTCCAGTTTTCCAATAACACTTACCTCACTTTTCTAGAAGTCTACAGCTTTGTCAGACATGATGCTGCTATAGTTTCTTCAAAGCACTTGAGGTTTTTACCAGCACATGCCTACTTAACACTCACTGCCAAGTTCCAAAACCCCTCCCATATTCTGGGTTTTCATTATGGCAGCTGCCCACCTCCAAGTACCAAAGTTCTGTGTCAGTTAtctgttgctgcataacaaattaccccaaaaccaACCAGTTAAAACATTTACTAACCCAGAGTTTCTGGGGGTTAAGAGGCCAGAAGTGAGTGGTTTAGCTAGGTCTTTCTGGCTCAGGGTCTTACATGAGGTTATAGGCAAGTAGTTGGCTGTGGTTGCAGTCCTATTTGAAGGTTCAGGCAAGAGAGGATCCACTTCTAAGCTCACTCACATGGTTGCTAGAGGGCCACAGTTTGTTGCTGGCTGTTGGCCATTGGCTTCAGTTACTTACTACGTGGAACTCTCCACAGGCTGTGTCCTCATGATAAGGCAACTGGTTTCTGAAAGGACAAGTGATTCAAGAGAGCACGTGCCTATGCAGAAGCCCCAGTCTTTTCATAACCAAATATTTTAAGTGACATCGCATCACTTCTgtcatatttctatttattagaaGTGAGTCAAATTACTCTTTTCCTGCTGAAAAATTTAACATTTCCATCAATTTCTGGAATGGTCACACTAAAGTCTTTGTCtcataattccaacatctgtcaTCTTGGGGTTAGTGTCTGTTGTCTTTCCTTTGAATTGTTGAAAATTTCCTGACTCATGTATTGCATGTGATTCTGCATTGCATCTgggacattttgaatattatgagCCTCTGGGTATTTAATTCTTCCAGAATATGTTAGAGTATTTTTTCCAGCAGGCAATTTAACTGCCTATGTCTTGATCACCAGTTCCAATCCATCTCCTGTGGGCTGTGGTTCTAATGTCAGTCCAGTTTTCTAAGTATTCTCAGTGCTATTTGGATCTATCTTTGCCCAGTGTCAGACCCAAACAATTATCGGGTCAGACCTATATATGTATAGACCAGGAGAGAGCCCCAGATTGCATAAACAACTGTTATGAGATCACTTTCTTCAGCTTCCTTATCTTTGTCACCACCTTGACACCTTCCAGCTCTCAGAGCCACTTCCTCTTCCTGATCTTCAGGTTAGAAACTCAAGGGTTTAGGTTCTCCTCTCTGCTACACACCTCATGGATACATCACCTCCAGGTCCAAGTAGCAGGAAGATAGTGAGGGAAGAAAAGCAACGGGGATTCTCCTAACCCTTTTTGGCTCACATATCCTCTAACCAGAGTGAAAGGTTCCTAACTCTGAGGTTCAGATGCCTGCTCAGCCATCTGCGTCCTCACCACAGGAATGCCCAGGAGTGCCACAATGATCTTGTTTCAAATTCTAGTTTCCTTCCCAAATCTGCCTGTTATCATTACTTTTGAGGGTCCCCAGACAGCTGTTCCATGCCTTAGTTACATATAGCATGAGAGATAAAGTGGAGCATGCTCATTCCATTCAAAGGGGAACCAATACCACCTAGTTACTTTATTTCCAATGATTACATCCCTGGAGGATAAACTCTCAAACAGGAACTTCCTAAGAATATAAATGGAGAATTCTGATTGAAAGATTAATATTCATCACTTTATCCAATCactttttgcattaatttttattaaaaattgacacatatagaaaaatgttttaaatgaccaATGAACATCCACCACATATAGATCCACCACAAAAAAAATTGACtaattttgtacatatttatttgaaaatatgctgCCAACATCATGacttttcaaacttaaaaaaacttcTGCATGCATCTTCTAAGAACATTATCCTATGTAACTCAATTATCACTTCTAGAAAAATcaaatataccacattatctaaTACCCATTCCATCTTCCTATTTCCCCAAATATCCCCCCAAATGTcttttataggtttttttttcttatgaatcaGAAGCTAATAAAGGATCACACTTTCCATTTGGTTATGTCTCTTAATCTAGAAGAGACCACTTTTTGTTTTACTacatttgctttttgaaaagtCCAGAACAGGGCCAAAATGCACAAGCTGTGGCTTACCACATCACAACCCCTGCACAGGACCACAGTGGAATGTGCAAGATCAGTCTGGCTTCATTAACTATGAAGCAGGGGATAGCAAGAAGCTCTTTTGCCATGTGAAAGAAGTTGAGGATGGCCTTGAGCTCCAGGCAGGAGATGAGGTGGAGTTCTCAGTGATTCTTCATCAGTGCACTGGCAAGTGCAGTGCCTGGAATGTTTGGCGAGTCTGAAGGCCCCAAGGCTGTTGCAGCTCCTCGACCTGATCGGTTGGTCAGTCGCTTGAAGAACATCAGCCTGGATGATGCCAGTGATCCTCGCCTAATGGCTCTTTGTCAGCCAAGGGGACCAGATAACTCAATGGGGTTTGGTGCAGAAAGAAAGATCGGTCAAGCTGGTATCATTGACTAACCACATCCACAAAGCACATCAttaatccactatgatcaagttggGAGGAATCTGGTAAGGTTTCTGAATATCTCCCTCTTCATCCCTCCTGAAATCTGGAATActtattcttttgagctattaCACCAGTTTTAACACCTTCCTCgtgttatgtttaaaaaaataaatttaagaaaaccattttaaaataaatattaaaaaaagtcCAGACCAGTTGTCCTATACCAACTCTGGACTTGTCTATTTCCATACTGTGTAATTCAACTTGTTCCTCTATTCCTGTATTTCTTTAAACAGGAAGATAAGTCTAGACAAAAGATTTAATTAAATTTGAGGTAAACATTTTTGGCAGTACATCAAGGATGATCACACATGCTTCATACTGCATCCCATCAAGAGCCACATAATGTTGGCTTATTCCAGAAGTAGTGAAATGCAGTTTGACAGCCAAATCTCACTGTAAAGGCAATTCTTTTGCAATAGGTGTCTGTGATGTTCTGACACCTTGTAAACAAagttccttaaaatttttttcacttaatgggTTTTACCATTGATTTTTGCCAGATTTAATTATATTAAGGGTTGTAAAATggtaatttttccaaatttatcaTTCCAtgtacatttaaaagaaaacattcttcaaataattttatagttttgttttttctctactTTCATCATTATgaacttcttttccttcttagtATTATCATCAATAAGAGTGATTATTCTTTTTGACTTTAAGTTGTCCTAAATTTGGCCAGTGAGAATACCTTCAACTTGGTGCCTTTCCCCTTCTGACATTACCCCATTAGTCTTCAAATActatcttgctttttattttattttcttaataaaaaaggTATTTTAGCCACACCACCCACTTCCCCTGCTGCAAAcatggaatcagccatttctccaaggaaccctggttccttttagtggGGAATGGCATTTAGAAACCAAAATTTGGGTACTAAGCATGCTCACCACTACTGCGTACAATGTTAAATAGTGAGGTCTGTTTAAAAGActcattttctttgtaaatgtatttaaatacataaaacaattacTTTCTGATAAGCTAAAACCAGTCAGTTAAGAAATACACTATACTGACTGAGTTTAATTCTAACATTTTTCTCAGAAGGTCTAGCTAAttgtattagaatttttttttaatgacactaACTGTGAATTGaatgaaaatcaaatataaaattggAGGAAAAATGCCTGGGAGGAACTAAACATTTAAACTGATGAAAAGAATGCTTAATAATAAACTCTCCATATATAACTTTCCACAAAATAATTCCTAAAATATGTGTAATAAGAAGGCAACCTTATATGTGAAGCCTCCAAAAGCAATTACACTATCTGGACCTCAGCTAGCTTTAAGGATTTAAGTACAATTATAATAAAAGCAGACATAATTAGGGActcataagaaaaaagaatatagttGTGAGTCAATTATTAAGATTAAGGTGAGAAGAAACCCTTAAAGATAACACAGTAACTTAAAATTACCGCAACTCTGTCTAACCAGGCTACAAAACAAATAGTGCTCTTGGGACCTCAGGTTGGAAATGAGCCTATAATGATCACAAAACACCAGAACCGAAGACCTAGATTCTAATCTTGACTCTGTTCACTAAGTTCAAATCCTTCATTAGTACAATGAAAGgctataattaaactaaaatctCTCCTGGCTCTAATGAGCTACCAGACATGTAGCCTGAGATTCTGCCAAATACATCCCTTCTGCAACAGATAACAAAGTATGTGCTTGACAGTCTTTCCAGCTGCTTCAGTTAATCTGCCTTCTACGGTACTGTAATAGTACTCTGTTCAGTTATATAAAACCACATCAATTTAAGAAATAacagaagaaagtaaaagagagTCTACCTTTGGGCAAGATTTTAAGAACTAAATTCTAAATtaataaaactacattttttaataataaaggaCTTTTacgtttacacacacacatgcatatgtgtatatatgtatgtttacatatgtaaGTTGCTGGTGGGACAGCTCATATAAagagctttattattatttccatgtgaagagttaaatttaaataattccttttcatgtttagctTTTCTTTATGAAAAGAAGCGCTTCCTATGTTGGCCGGCTATTTTAAAGAAGGCCACATGcttatttacattattaactcagtgactgtttttaaaagaaaattcacatattGATGCTTACTCTTATAAAGGGAATATGGTCTTATGAGAGAAACAAAATGTATATTCAACTATTTTTcatgagtttttaaaagttaggccttttacatttttttctatgaattaAATACTCATAGGTTTTTAGATACCTTAGAATTTATGGTTCTTTTAAAACTTAACAAGTCAGTGCTCTTCATAGTCTCACTGATCAATTTTATTATGACTTAGTGGCAACTAATGTATTTCCTTCAGGAGAagtaaaaaagacaaatgttttAGGAGTTTGTACCCTATTTATTATCCCCTTATTCCCCAGTGAGAAGTCTTGGATTATTTGAGAGATGAACTAACCCTCATAGGCCTTATCTCCTGCAAGAAATCTCTGATACTGGGTAAGTGAGGAGCTGCAGATGAAAGGTTTTCCATATTCCTTCCATTTATAGAGTTTCTCTTTCGTGTGAACTTTTTTGTGTCTACAAAGGTTTGATCTGTAACTgtaggctttcccacattccatACATTTATACAGTTTCTCTCCGGTGTGAATCCTCTCATGTTCAGTTAAAAATGAATACTGGCTGAAGGCCTTTCCACACTGATTACACTGATATGGTTTCTCTCcggtatgaattctctgatgccTATAAAGGTTAGATTTGCAaccaaaggctttcccacattcctcaCATGTATAAAGTTTTTCCCCAGTATGAATTTTCCGATGTTCATTAAAGGACGAATACTGGTTGAAGGCTTTCTCACATTCATTGCATTGATAAGGTTTTTGTCCAGTGTGAATTCGCTGATGTTCAATAAGGGTTGCAATACGTGTGAAGGTTCTCCCACATTCCAAGCATTTATACAGTTGTTCTCCAGTATGAAACCTCTGATGTTCAGCTAGAGATGTAAACTGGCTGTATCCCTTCCCACACTCACTACATTTATAGGGCTTCTCACCTGTATGGATTCTTTGATGCCTGTGAAGTTTTGCTCTACAGTTGAAGGCCTTCTCACATTCACCACATTTATagagtttctctccagtatgaattctctgatgtacAGTGAGGGTTGAACACTGGCTAAAGGCTTTACCACACTCCCTACATCgatatggtttctctccagtatgcaCTCTCAGATGTTTGATCAGGGTTGAACTGTTGCTAAATGCCTTCTCACAttcattacacttgtaaggtttctctccagtatgaattctctgatgagAAAGAAGGGATGATCTGTGGCTGAAGGTTTTTTCACACTCattacatttgtagggtttctcacctgtatgaattctctgatgttcaATAAGATGAAGATTCTGCTTGAAGCTCTTCCCACATTCATTACAGATGTGAGGTTTTCCTCCTGGGTAAATTTGGAAGCATTTCATGAGATCAAAATTCTGTTTGAAATCTTCCCcaaatgtataatacatattGGGTATCCTTTCTATAGGAACACTCTGTTGTGTGGCAAGAGCTGTATTTATAAATAAGCTTTTCCCCAATTCAAGACTTGTAAGGCTTCCATCTTCATTGATGGTTTTCTCATGCGAATCTCTCATTTGTCTAAGAGGTTTCTTCTCTTGCTCTTCTTCTATCCTGCCCTCAAATTCCACAGCTTCTTCAAAGTTAATGTCCCAGTGACCATCCTTAATGGATTCTTTCTTTATCATTCCCTGAGATGTTTCTTCTATAAAAATGTCCTGTCTATGAGGCAATGCTTCTGTTTCAGGCCACGTCTTAAAACCTAAAGTGAATCAGAAGAATTAATGCCTCCTCTGCTGGAAGAAACAAACTGATGTGTCAGTGAGACAATAAAACTGCTAACATATATATGAAAGAAGAGTGATACAATCAGATTTCAAATGCTGACTTGAATCTTGGGAGGAACAGGATGGGATAAAGGAAAGTGGGGCAAACCGGTTAAGGAATGGCATGGGAGAATACACTGGACAAATTAACAATGAAAATGAAGCGATTCCACCCGGGTGTAGTGAAGTTAGATGCAGAAGAACAGGCTGAGTAGAAGATATGAGGATACAGAAAAATGCCAAATGATAAGCCCACGTTGAATACCATGGGATATTCCACTCTGCCATCATTTTCCACTGTGCATATACCAGGCAGTGAAGCAGGCAGCCTGTCCACTTTCTCCTTCTTACTCACATGTCCCTTTCATTACGTTTTCTCGCCATGCTCTctctgaaactctatacccaataattttttaaatatttggattggttttcttaaatttatttcatgTGACTGTGATTTTATATTGTAGTCTGTGAAGGGGGAAACAGTCTGCTAAAAAGAAgacaggctgggcaccgtggctcacacctgtaatcccagcactttgggaggctgtccggtggatcacctgagctcaggagtttgagaccagcctggacaacatggcgaaaccccgtctctaccaaaaatacaaaaaattagctaggagtggtggcaggtgcctgtggtcccagctactcaggaggctgaggtgaaagcatcgtttgagcctgggaggcggagagtgcagtgagctgtgatcacaccactgcactccagcctgggtgacagagactcatctcaaaaaaaaaaaaaaaggagtgggggGGACATTCAGGTTTTGAAAATTACAACAGCCCTGCAGCATGACTGTGATGATTCTGTGTGATCAAAG
The Symphalangus syndactylus isolate Jambi chromosome 7, NHGRI_mSymSyn1-v2.1_pri, whole genome shotgun sequence genome window above contains:
- the ZNF354C gene encoding zinc finger protein 354C — encoded protein: MAVDLLPTQEHVTFRDVAVFFSQDEWLHLDSAQRALYREVMLENYSSLVSLGIPFSMPKLIHQLQQGEDPCMAEREVPADTCLGFKTWPETEALPHRQDIFIEETSQGMIKKESIKDGHWDINFEEAVEFEGRIEEEQEKKPLRQMRDSHEKTINEDGSLTSLELGKSLFINTALATQQSVPIERIPNMYYTFGEDFKQNFDLMKCFQIYPGGKPHICNECGKSFKQNLHLIEHQRIHTGEKPYKCNECEKTFSHRSSLLSHQRIHTGEKPYKCNECEKAFSNSSTLIKHLRVHTGEKPYRCRECGKAFSQCSTLTVHQRIHTGEKLYKCGECEKAFNCRAKLHRHQRIHTGEKPYKCSECGKGYSQFTSLAEHQRFHTGEQLYKCLECGRTFTRIATLIEHQRIHTGQKPYQCNECEKAFNQYSSFNEHRKIHTGEKLYTCEECGKAFGCKSNLYRHQRIHTGEKPYQCNQCGKAFSQYSFLTEHERIHTGEKLYKCMECGKAYSYRSNLCRHKKVHTKEKLYKWKEYGKPFICSSSLTQYQRFLAGDKAYEG